A region of Nostoc sp. ATCC 53789 DNA encodes the following proteins:
- a CDS encoding non-ribosomal peptide synthetase gives MNLIEFLQDISIKGWQVWSEGERLCYDAPQEESTALVLAQLKQYKTEILQLLRDRPDILNVYPLSYGQRALWFLWQLAPESHAYNVSFVARICSTVDITAMQKAFEKLIERHPILRTNYPKLGSESIQQVNNFQELNFLQIDASAWSEDELKGKVIESHQQYFDLERGPVMRVRWFTRSKKEHVLLLTIHHIACDAWSLDMLIQELPQLYQVQWADFKTPLSPLKHSYQDYVRWQRNILQETEGERLWNYWQQKLTGDLPALNLATSRQRPPIKTYNGASHHFKLSDKLTKQLKELALNSGATLYMMLLATFQVFLYRYTGQEDILVGSPTSGRSQAKFASILGYFVDPVVMRANLSGNPSFKDFLAQVRQTVLEALAHQDYPFALLVEKLQPHRDPSRSPIFQASFSLLQFQKSQDIQKLFVNQIETYVDWGELKIKPYEIPQQEGQLDLGLEMVEGSSSVFGVFKYNTDLFDESTIERMAGHFQNLLSAIVENPQQKVSESPLLSEVERHQLLVEWNDTAREYPSKCIHQLFEEQVERTPDAVAVVFENQQLTYQQLNQKANQLAHHLLSLRVEPEVLVGIYVERSFEMVVGLLGILKAGGAYVPLDPNYPQERLSYMLADSGVEVLLAQKSLLESLPSHTAQVVCLDSDWGVIEQHSQENLDVGVCSDNLAYVIYTSGSTGVPKGVGIEHFSLCNLIQAQKNLFYLEPNSRVLQFASISFDASVSEIFIALTSGAMLILAIASELIPGSDLKQILQERCVTHVTLPPSALAVLATDEFPALGQIIVAGEACNLELANQWSVGRRLFNGYGPTESTIGAAVAQISHGSEKVTIGRPIANTQIYILDKHLEPVPISVSGELYIGGYGLARGYLNRPELTLEKFIPNPFNSRSKLYKTGDLARYLPDGNIEFLGRLDNQVKIRGFRIELGEIESVLSTHPQVQQVAVTEREDTPGHKRLVAYLVPLQSKEKDPQPQTGIELWPSVAEFYVYDELLYYAMTNDHRRNQSYQVAINQMVKDKVVVEIGTGKDAIIARFCAEAGAKKVYAIERDEQTSKLASACVQELGLSEQIQIIHGDATTANLPEEVDVCVSEIVGPIGGSEGAAVIINNARRFLKSDGVMIPQRSVTQIIAVTLPDELLNQPQFTKVSGYYTQKIFEQVGYPFDLRVCIKGLNQVNWLSNRGVFEDLDFSKLVSTESTHQIKLTIEKSGRLDGFSVGLNLHTIEGECIDILENEHCWLPVYLPVFEPGIYVNEGDIIEAVCTRTLCENNLNPDYTLRGRLLKKTGKEIEFEYISYHWKQLFKQNPFYQRLFAENNLEDYTINKSKPERKVLSSNELRSYLKSKLPEYMLPSSFVILDTLPLTPNGKVDRKALSAPDGEVSREDEYVAPRTEIEQILTNIWQELLLKEQVSIHDNFFEIGGDSILGIQVVSRAKNLGIQITPKQIFQNQTIAKLALVANTTVTVSANQGIVTGVAPLTPIQQWFFAQNSQEAHHYNQSVLLQIPNHLQTELIETALKKLLEHHDALRLRFTSVASEYKQINHGFDDPVAFTVVDLSSTPVIEQPQALSQIATEYQASLNLSEGPLMQVVMFNLGSEVDARLLIIIHHLAVDGVSWRILLSDLETIYQQLIAQQSIQLNAKTTAFIDWAEKLKNYAQSEKIKQELDYWLNQPWSETTPLPLDSAHTQAEKTVDSAINYRVKLSPEETRALLGSVNSAYNTQINDILLSALVVSLAEWTGDSKVLIDLEGHGREELFSDVDLSRTIGWFTSLFPVLLRLPDDKQPAEVIKSIKEQLREIPHRGIGFGILRYLCEDTTVTQKLQTIPTPEISFNYLGQFDQIQSETGWKFAPESTGDNHSSKQTRHHLLEINSLVVEGELQIDWTYSSNFHTHDTVKNLTQSYIQAIKSIIEHCQSENGFGYTASDFPDAQLNQLELDELLKNLGK, from the coding sequence ATGAATTTAATCGAATTTTTACAAGATATTTCAATAAAAGGTTGGCAAGTGTGGAGTGAGGGCGAACGGCTTTGTTACGATGCTCCTCAAGAAGAATCAACTGCTTTAGTATTAGCTCAACTGAAACAATACAAAACCGAAATATTACAATTGCTGCGCGATCGCCCAGATATTTTAAACGTCTATCCCCTTTCTTACGGTCAACGGGCACTTTGGTTTTTGTGGCAATTAGCACCAGAAAGTCATGCTTATAACGTATCATTTGTCGCTCGTATTTGCTCAACAGTAGATATTACAGCAATGCAAAAGGCATTTGAGAAACTAATAGAACGGCATCCGATATTGCGTACAAATTATCCCAAACTCGGATCTGAGTCAATCCAACAGGTAAATAATTTTCAGGAATTAAATTTCTTGCAAATTGATGCTTCTGCTTGGAGTGAAGATGAACTGAAAGGGAAAGTGATTGAGAGCCATCAACAATATTTTGACCTCGAACGAGGGCCTGTTATGCGAGTTCGGTGGTTTACTCGTTCCAAGAAAGAACATGTCCTGTTGCTAACCATACACCACATTGCTTGCGATGCCTGGTCTTTAGATATGTTAATACAGGAGTTGCCACAACTCTACCAAGTACAATGGGCTGATTTTAAGACACCCCTTTCTCCTCTAAAGCATTCTTACCAAGATTACGTTCGTTGGCAGAGGAATATTTTGCAGGAGACTGAAGGGGAAAGACTCTGGAACTACTGGCAGCAAAAACTGACAGGCGATTTGCCAGCACTAAACCTAGCAACCTCAAGACAGCGACCACCGATAAAAACTTATAATGGTGCTTCCCATCACTTCAAATTATCTGACAAGCTCACTAAGCAACTCAAGGAGCTGGCTTTAAACTCGGGAGCAACACTTTACATGATGCTCTTAGCAACTTTTCAGGTGTTTTTGTATCGTTACACAGGCCAGGAGGATATTTTAGTCGGTTCTCCCACCTCAGGTAGGAGTCAAGCTAAGTTTGCTTCGATCTTGGGCTACTTTGTTGATCCTGTTGTTATGCGAGCAAATTTATCGGGAAATCCCAGTTTCAAAGATTTCCTCGCCCAAGTACGCCAAACCGTATTGGAAGCACTTGCTCATCAAGATTACCCATTTGCTCTATTGGTAGAAAAGCTACAGCCACACCGCGACCCCAGTCGTTCGCCGATTTTTCAGGCTTCTTTTTCTCTACTGCAGTTCCAAAAATCTCAAGATATACAGAAGTTGTTTGTAAATCAAATAGAAACCTATGTTGATTGGGGAGAATTGAAGATAAAACCTTATGAAATACCTCAACAGGAAGGTCAGTTAGATTTAGGTTTAGAAATGGTGGAGGGGAGTTCATCTGTTTTTGGGGTTTTTAAGTACAACACTGACTTGTTTGATGAGTCAACCATTGAGCGCATGGCTGGTCATTTCCAGAATTTATTGTCAGCGATTGTGGAAAATCCTCAACAAAAGGTAAGTGAATCACCCCTATTGAGTGAAGTAGAACGGCATCAGTTGTTGGTGGAGTGGAATGATACAGCAAGGGAATATCCCAGTAAATGTATCCATCAATTGTTTGAAGAGCAGGTAGAGAGAACACCGGATGCAGTCGCGGTGGTATTTGAGAATCAGCAGTTAACCTACCAACAATTAAATCAAAAAGCCAACCAACTAGCACATCACCTGCTTTCCTTGCGAGTCGAACCAGAGGTGCTGGTAGGGATTTACGTGGAGCGTTCTTTTGAAATGGTGGTAGGGCTCTTGGGGATACTCAAGGCTGGTGGGGCTTATGTACCCCTTGACCCCAATTATCCCCAAGAACGGTTGAGTTATATGTTGGCGGATTCAGGTGTTGAGGTGTTGTTGGCTCAAAAGTCCCTACTGGAATCTTTGCCGTCACATACTGCACAGGTGGTTTGTTTGGATAGTGATTGGGGAGTGATTGAGCAACACAGTCAGGAGAATCTTGATGTTGGGGTATGTTCAGATAATTTGGCTTATGTGATTTATACTTCTGGTTCTACTGGAGTTCCCAAGGGGGTTGGGATTGAACATTTTTCTTTGTGCAACCTTATTCAAGCACAGAAAAATTTATTTTATCTAGAACCAAATAGTCGTGTTCTTCAATTTGCTTCTATAAGTTTTGATGCTTCAGTTTCGGAAATATTTATCGCTTTGACTTCTGGAGCAATGCTAATTTTGGCTATAGCTTCTGAGTTAATCCCGGGTTCGGATTTAAAGCAAATTTTACAAGAAAGATGTGTAACTCATGTTACGTTACCTCCCTCTGCCCTGGCAGTACTAGCTACTGATGAATTTCCAGCCTTGGGTCAGATAATTGTGGCAGGGGAAGCTTGTAATTTAGAATTGGCCAATCAGTGGTCTGTTGGTCGTCGTTTGTTTAATGGTTATGGGCCTACTGAGTCTACTATTGGTGCTGCAGTGGCTCAAATCAGCCATGGTAGCGAGAAAGTTACTATCGGTCGCCCCATTGCAAACACCCAAATCTATATCTTAGATAAGCACTTAGAACCAGTACCCATAAGTGTATCCGGAGAATTATACATCGGAGGTTATGGCTTAGCCAGAGGTTACCTCAACCGACCGGAATTAACTTTAGAGAAATTCATCCCTAACCCCTTCAATAGCAGATCAAAACTATATAAAACTGGAGATTTAGCTCGATACTTACCAGATGGTAATATTGAGTTTCTTGGTCGTCTTGATAACCAGGTGAAAATACGTGGTTTCCGCATAGAACTAGGAGAAATAGAATCAGTTCTGAGTACCCATCCTCAAGTACAGCAAGTCGCAGTCACCGAAAGGGAAGATACTCCGGGTCACAAACGGTTGGTAGCATATTTAGTTCCTCTTCAGTCAAAAGAAAAAGATCCCCAGCCCCAGACAGGAATTGAACTTTGGCCCTCAGTAGCAGAATTCTACGTTTATGATGAGCTCTTGTACTATGCGATGACCAATGATCATCGTCGAAACCAGAGTTACCAAGTCGCAATTAATCAAATGGTTAAAGATAAAGTAGTTGTTGAAATTGGCACGGGCAAGGATGCAATTATAGCCAGATTTTGTGCAGAAGCAGGTGCTAAGAAAGTCTACGCAATTGAGAGAGACGAGCAAACCAGTAAGTTAGCTTCAGCTTGCGTGCAAGAGTTGGGGTTATCAGAACAAATTCAAATCATACATGGAGACGCTACTACAGCCAACTTACCAGAAGAAGTTGATGTATGTGTTTCTGAAATTGTGGGACCCATTGGTGGATCTGAAGGAGCAGCAGTAATTATCAACAACGCCAGAAGATTTCTCAAATCAGATGGTGTAATGATTCCCCAAAGAAGTGTGACTCAAATTATTGCAGTAACTCTTCCTGATGAATTACTAAATCAACCCCAATTTACAAAAGTTTCAGGTTATTATACCCAGAAGATATTTGAGCAAGTTGGATATCCTTTTGATTTACGAGTATGTATTAAAGGATTAAATCAAGTAAACTGGTTGTCCAATCGAGGAGTTTTTGAGGATTTAGACTTTAGCAAGCTTGTTAGCACAGAATCTACTCACCAAATTAAATTAACTATTGAAAAATCAGGAAGATTAGATGGTTTTTCAGTGGGATTAAACTTACACACAATTGAAGGAGAATGTATAGATATTTTAGAAAATGAACATTGCTGGTTACCAGTTTATCTTCCAGTGTTTGAACCAGGAATTTATGTAAATGAAGGAGATATCATCGAAGCTGTTTGTACGAGAACGCTTTGTGAAAATAATTTGAATCCAGATTATACTCTTCGAGGTCGTCTTTTAAAAAAAACTGGAAAAGAGATTGAGTTTGAATACATCTCATATCATTGGAAACAATTGTTTAAGCAAAACCCTTTTTATCAACGATTGTTTGCTGAAAATAATCTAGAAGATTACACAATTAATAAGTCAAAGCCTGAACGTAAGGTACTGAGTAGCAATGAATTGCGCTCCTACCTAAAGTCTAAATTGCCAGAATATATGCTCCCCTCTAGCTTTGTCATCTTAGACACCCTACCGTTGACACCCAACGGTAAAGTAGACCGCAAAGCCCTAAGTGCACCTGATGGGGAAGTTAGCCGAGAGGATGAATATGTCGCACCACGCACAGAAATAGAACAAATCTTAACCAACATTTGGCAAGAACTGCTCCTTAAAGAACAAGTCAGCATCCATGACAACTTCTTTGAAATTGGTGGCGACTCCATCCTTGGTATTCAAGTAGTTTCTCGTGCCAAAAACTTAGGAATACAAATCACTCCCAAACAAATATTCCAAAATCAAACCATCGCCAAACTAGCATTAGTAGCCAATACAACAGTTACTGTCAGTGCTAACCAAGGTATAGTTACTGGAGTTGCACCCCTAACACCAATTCAACAGTGGTTCTTTGCACAAAATAGCCAAGAAGCACACCATTACAACCAATCAGTTTTATTGCAGATTCCCAATCATCTGCAAACTGAATTAATCGAAACAGCCTTGAAAAAATTATTAGAGCATCACGATGCTCTGCGTTTACGATTCACATCAGTTGCATCTGAGTACAAACAAATAAACCATGGCTTTGATGATCCCGTAGCATTTACTGTAGTTGATTTATCATCAACTCCTGTCATTGAACAACCACAAGCTTTATCACAGATCGCCACGGAATATCAAGCAAGTTTAAACCTCTCAGAGGGACCTTTAATGCAAGTGGTGATGTTTAACTTAGGTAGTGAAGTTGATGCCCGTTTACTGATTATTATTCATCACCTAGCAGTAGATGGTGTGAGTTGGCGAATTTTACTATCAGACTTAGAAACAATCTATCAACAACTAATCGCTCAACAATCAATACAGCTAAATGCGAAAACAACAGCATTTATTGATTGGGCAGAGAAATTGAAAAATTATGCACAATCAGAAAAAATCAAACAAGAGTTAGACTATTGGCTCAACCAACCTTGGTCAGAAACAACACCACTACCATTAGATTCTGCTCACACTCAAGCAGAAAAAACAGTTGATAGTGCGATTAATTATAGAGTGAAATTGAGTCCAGAAGAAACCCGCGCTTTGCTGGGGTCAGTAAACTCAGCTTATAACACACAAATTAACGATATCCTCCTCAGTGCATTAGTAGTTTCCTTGGCAGAGTGGACGGGAGATTCAAAAGTACTAATTGACCTAGAAGGACATGGCAGAGAAGAACTATTTTCAGATGTAGACTTATCAAGAACAATAGGTTGGTTTACCAGTTTATTCCCAGTATTATTGCGATTACCAGACGATAAACAACCAGCAGAAGTTATCAAGTCAATTAAAGAACAATTACGAGAGATTCCCCATCGTGGTATTGGCTTTGGTATATTGCGTTACTTGTGTGAAGATACTACTGTAACCCAAAAACTACAGACAATTCCTACTCCAGAAATTAGTTTTAACTACCTAGGACAATTTGACCAAATACAATCGGAAACTGGTTGGAAATTTGCGCCAGAATCTACTGGAGATAATCATAGTTCAAAGCAAACTCGTCACCATCTATTAGAGATTAATAGTCTGGTGGTAGAAGGTGAATTACAAATTGATTGGACTTATAGTAGTAATTTTCATACTCATGATACAGTAAAAAATTTGACACAAAGCTATATTCAAGCAATTAAGTCAATAATAGAACATTGCCAGTCAGAAAATGGTTTTGGATATACAGCTAGTGATTTCCCAGATGCACAGTTAAATCAATTAGAACTTGATGAGTTATTAAAAAACTTGGGCAAATAG